Proteins from a genomic interval of Ciona intestinalis chromosome 9, KH, whole genome shotgun sequence:
- the LOC100179876 gene encoding uncharacterized protein LOC100179876 isoform X3, translated as MELKSEFDNMEESLRDALRHTEHHTDLGRYVTLQEQPQPLKPSIYVGATEQKRNMELQNFTSTSNNNQMHCQRDMRQAVLDLDDFRRHCILLAERVQKMEEQNYQLIKLAEKQKVEYNKVAAQVVQSELIQRQLQSECFNLKRQVDNLSKYNKILQKQNETSFSGVEKEHGKNNRQVLIEDSNDPMRDLHSSVERKPKNGLTDKIFTKAMGRLQSSPNTEDSDPYKATDVATVVELYSALQKSTVSDVNSEQIKTPNIPNSDNASVGSLNIIHEHPEPYTTNEHADYATPSSKCALQSCSSCPQRHSSSSKPPLSPSRSCSGESLEQRKESCKKTNNRKLFKIKKSTSGSNLENSQSFDNNSYIEVELRRYKEDSTKNDDRLNPASQNKNSHGKRTTQRPSSLVLQSDSSDTLNQTSACSDSQPSASFYENEPFNQNSKNTNNNNGSQHQQKTQAHREISLRLEEKSLSPDSLSSRSSSWNKSSPGLIRRSHSKTPLFTDLPPPPPPPPCEDHVEDEVNRRSKEFSRSESLNKDDSVFSTDTQPRNQTEGSRPLPKLSVWKESADNESGKSPNQDTSGWRRKSYSAACRKSQSLDHIYELEQFDNNKKNMEEKLDVCSMVFSTLQTPKRCSKPQPSFAPQSPDAFVEKSKEQSLEDEFPPPPPPHILQEVMKGFAPIEEDGYVLMDPIENDKNAKFKDLSPKQNSQFELTKKNSKSESSIHQRRSLSKDHSKSSDIGTRPSKNEQESFKPEIGRPKNRRMSEGSAVRRRSDRQSLEDDGGMRKISRHRSISSDHSLRKRENYVPENQNDFTKANPQPRFPSTNPYVKLTSTPKARLSNAEEEKSPMPRSVKESKPLQGRQPTKLTPNVKVTTNSATNGKKKSSSPSSFVNLMKAKFGKSNLGNKSGSKKSEEENVLEKTESSLPVKAASSLIDPRTLSLEPNSYLKPTVDGVLDDKRSKLKLGNNSDAAVGRKLSRPFPNQPLANQQSKGQLLNVVEEVVSDEGFAEGSTIERAEKEQTSEKDVNETNCESRYVDITVQKQEQRNCLNKNPAEIGIKNQPKKNNSYWYDNVVSIGSGSNKQFKVLMTETTFDEDGITRSNCLKQKHTRLRMKEEPPYENYPLVTSSMGQLAPPSYEHVILTRSQKSDNPRPTSVSYNSQNQNREVIATGVTIVRSPQQKAFKPKVESKPTKTTTAFDRIMKSVGHHYSGSKEDLSGKRELDLKNTAQKSHRNTGKNESPQGKLNAEHQKVFEKAFISSVVEAELSQTSHNLMEGGNHKTSSELPCLPLPPSSGGNSTGTGSSFGSLPSDGIVDVTESRTRTSSASCPSLKSQLRLSKTQRNSITSFGYSALQGTVDSSTSTTSSESSSRGRDKNSVGGCLESNSSFGSVERPVTSSGITKSKINPMVQSRLSKSPKNPSFEQETQTKLAPNRRSQSGSRISRLSTPSKLPAPGKSPDSRSTTPKSVFSPSTPNELPPTSANSKQRLKLAPLGLLPPSPSYTNQTSEPVYENAAAFKQHRVNEKQIPALKRVPSSMRPSGSSIGVPSVSARTNSCASNHIDTRRSRKGNPSASGLHRPRPIYPGVGAG; from the exons GAATTAAAGTCTGAGTTTGACAACATGGAAGAATCTCTTCGTGACGCTTTACGTCATACAGAACATCACACAGATCTTGGACGCTATGTAACTTTACAAGaa CAGCCTCAACCATTGAAACCATCTATATATGTTGGTGCAACTGAGCAAAAGAGGAATATGGAATTACAAAACTTCACTTCAACATCTAATAACAATCAAATGCATTGTCAGAGAGATATGCGGCAAGCAGTCCTG GACCTTGATGATTTTCGAAGACACTGCATTTTGTTAGCTGAAAGAGTTCAAAAAATGGAAGAACAAAATTATCAGCTTATCAAACTAGCTGAAAAACAGAAAGTGGAATATAACAAG gttgCAGCTCAGGTGGTCCAATCGGAACTCATTCAACGTCAGTTGCAATCTGAGTGCTTCAATTTAAAACGACAAGTTGACAATCTTTccaaatataacaaaatattgcaaaaacaaaatgaaacttCTTTTTCCGGAGttgaaa aagAACATGGTAAAAACAATAGACAAGTTTTGATAGAAGATTCAAACGACCCAATGAGAGATTTGCACAGCAGCGTTGAGAGAAAACCCAAAAATG GGTTAACAGATAAGATTTTCACCAAAGCGATGGGACGTCTTCAGTCTTCACCTAACACTGAAGATTCTGATCCTTACAAAGCAACTGATGTTGCTACAGTCGTAGAACTATATTCTGCTTTACAGAAGTCAACAGTTTCCGATGTTAATTCGGAACAAATAAAGACACCTAATATCCCAAACAGTGATAATGCATCAGTTGGTTCACTTAATATAATACATGAGCATCCTGAACCTTATACAACGAACGAACATGCTGATTACGCCACACCGTCCAGCAAATGTGCATTGCAGTCTTGCTCATCTTGCCCCCAAAGACATTCCTCCTCCTCCAAGCCTCCACTGAGTCCTTCAAGATCATGTTCGGGTGAATCCCTGGAACAGAGAAAAGAATCGTGCAAAAAAACGAACAacagaaaactttttaaaattaaaaaaagcacaAGCGGAAGTAACTTAGAAAATAGTCAGTCTTTCGACAATAATTCCTACATTGAAGTTGAGCTCAGAAGATACAAAGAGGATTCGACTAAAAATGACGATCGATTGAATCCTGCATCTCAAAACAAAAACTCTCATGGTAAACGAACCACACAAAGACCGTCGAGTTTGGTTTTACAATCCGATTCTTCAGACACGTTGAACCAAACCTCAGCTTGTAGTGACTCTCAACCCTCGGCTTCATTCTATGAAAATGAGCCGTTTAACCAGAATTCTAAAAATACCAATAACAACAATGGATCTCAGCATCAGCAGAAAACACAAGCTCACAGAGAAATCTCATTGCGTTTAGAAGAAAAGTCGCTTTCACCTGATTCTCTCAGTTCTAGATCGTCCTCGTGGAACAAATCTTCTCCAGGTTTAATAAGAAGATCACATTCCAAAACACCATTATTTACAG ATCTTCCACCTCCACCTCCTCCCCCTCCATGCGAGGATCATGTGGAAGACGAAGTCAACAGGAGATCCAAAGAGTTTTCTCGTTCTGAGTCGTTAAACAAAGATGACAG TGTTTTTTCCACCGACACGCAACCAAGAAATCAAACCGAAG gaaGCAGACCTTTACCTAAACTCAGTGTGTGGAAGGAATCGGCTGATAATGAATCAGGAAAATCACCAAACCAGGACACCAGTGGGTGGAGAAGGAAGTCATATTCAGCTGCTTGCAGAAAGTCACAGTCGTTGGATCATATATACGAACTTGAACAATTTGATAATAACAAGAAAAATATGGAAGAAAAGTTGGACGTCTGCTCCATG GTATTCAGCACTCTACAAACTCCCAAAAGATGCTCAAAGCCGCAACCTTCTTTTGCTCCACAATCTCCAGATGCTTTTGTAGAAAAATCGAAAGAACAATCTCTGGAAGATGAGTTTCCTCCTCCCCCACCTCCCCACATCCTCCAGGAGGTGATGAAAGGATTTGCTCCCATTGAAGAGGATGGTTATGTTCTCATGGACCCCATCGAGAATGATAAAAACGCcaaatttaaag ATCTAAGTCCAAAGCAAAATTCTCAGTTTGAATTAACAAAGAAGAACAGCAAAAGTGAATCGTCAATTCACCAACGCAGGTCTTTATCAAAAGATCATTCAAAATCTTCTGACATAGGTACAAGACCAAGTAAAAACGAACAGGAAAGTTTCAAACCTGAAATTGGTCGACCTAAAAACCGAAGAATGAGTGAAg gCTCCGCTGTGAGACGAAGATCCGACCGACAGTCCCTTGAAGACGATGGTGGTATGAGAAAAATTTCTCGTCATCGGAGCATTAGCAGTGACCACTCGTTAAGAAAGCGAGAAAACTATGTCCCTGAAAACCAAAATGATTTTACGAAAGCAAATCCCCAGCCCCGATTTCCATCAACCAACCCCTATGTTAAGTTAACTTCAACTCCTAAAGCAAGATTATCAAATGCAGAAGAGG AAAAATCCCCCATGCCTAGAAGTGTAAAAGAATCAAAACCTCTGCAAGGACGACAACCCACAAAGCTTACACCTAACGTAAAGGTAACGACAAATTCTGCAACAAACGGAAAGAAGAAGTCAAGTTCTCCATCATCATTTGTGAATCTGATGAAAGCAAAGTTTGGAAAATCAAATTTAGGAAACAAATCTGGAAGTAAGAAGTCTGAAGAAGAAAATGTTTTGGA GAAAACCGAATCTTCTCTTCCGGTTAAAGCTGCAAGCTCCTTGATTGATCCGCGTACTCTTTCGTTAGAACCAAACtcatatttaaaaccaaccGTTGATGGTGTACTTGATGATAAAAGATCCAAACTTAAACTTGGAAACAACAGCGACGCAGCTGTAGGAAGAAAACTAAGTCGTCCCTTTCCAAATCAACCACTTGCGAATCAACAATCAAAGGGACAATTATTGAACGTGGTTGAAGAAGTGGTTTCCGATGAAGGATTTGCTGAAGGAAGCACAATTGAACGTGCTGAAAAAGAACAAACTTCCGAAAAAGACGTGAATGAAACAAACTGTGAGTCACGATATGTAGATATCACAGTTCAAAAACAAGAACAGCGTAATTGCTTAAACAAAAATCCCGCTGAGATTGGGATCAAAAAtcaacctaaaaaaaacaattcttatTGGTATGACAATGTAGTTAGCATAGGAAGCGGTagtaacaaacaatttaaagttttaatgacCGAAACAACTTTTGATGAAGATGGAATAACAAGAAGCAACTGTTTGAAGCAGAAACACACAAGGTTAAGAATGAAGGAAGAACCTCCTTATGAAAATTACCCATTAGTAACTAGTTCAATGGGCCAGCTAGCCCCACCGTCATACGAACATGTTATTCTCACGAGGTCACAAAAAAGTGACAACCCCAGACCGACATCTGTGAGTTACAACTCCCAAAACCAAAATCGTGAAGTGATAGCGACAGGCGTGACTATTGTGCGGTCACCTCAACAAAAAGCTTTCAAACCAAAAGTTGAAAGTAAACCGACCAAGACTACTACAGCCTTTGACAGGATAATGAAATCTGTTGGTCATCATTATTCAGGAAGTAAAGAAGACCTGAGTGGGAAAAGAgaattagatttaaaaaatactgcCCAAAAATCACACAGAAATACAG GCAAGAACGAAAGTCCACAAGGAAAACTTAATGCTGAACATCAAAAAGTGTTTGAAAAAGCTTTTATTAGCTCGGTCGTTGAAGCGGAACTTTCACAAACATCTCATAACTTGATGGAAGGTGGAAATCAT AAAACATCGAGTGAGTTGCCATGTCTTCCTCTACCCCCATCGAGTGGTGGAAACAGCACTGGAACAGGTTCTAGTTTTGGATCTCTACCTTCTGATGGCATTGTGGACGTTACAGAGTCTCGTACTAGGACGTCTTCTGCGTCTTGCCCCTCACTGAAGTCGCAATTGAGATTAAGCAAGACACAGAGGAACAGTATTACTTCGTTTGGTTATTCCGCTCTTCAAGGGACAGTGGATTCCAGCACATCGACGACTAGTTCTGAATCGAGTTCAAGAGGTCGCGATAAAAATTCAGTTGGAGGATGTTTGGAGTCGAACTCATCGTTTGGGTCAGTGGAGCGACCAGTGACCTCATCCGGGATTACGAAATCAAAAATCAACCCCATGGTACAATCACGACTTTCAAAATCACCAAAAAATCCGAGTTTTGAACAAGAAACGCAAACAAAACTTGCTCCAAACCGTAGATCTCAGTCAGGATCACGAATATCTCGACTTAGCACGCCAAGCAAACTGCCTGCACCAGGAAAATCTCCTGACTCAAGATCTACCACTCCTAAAAGTGTGTTTTCACCTTCCACTCCAAATGAATTACCTCCTACATCAGCAAACTCCAAGCAAAGATTAAAGCTGGCTCCTCTAGGCTTATTACCCCCTAGCCCATCTTACACCAATCAAACCAGTGAACCAGTTTATGAAAATGCTGCTGCCTTTAAACAACACAGAGTTAATGAAAAGCAAATACCTGCCCTCAAAAGAGTTCCATCGTCCATGAG GCCATCTGGTTCCAGCATCGGCGTGCCGTCTGTTTCAGCGCGAACAAATAGTTGTGCCTCCAATCATATAGACACCCGACGTTCGAGGAAAGGTAACCCATCAGCATCTGGACTGCATCGCCCACGTCCAATCTACCCAGGAGTTGGAGCTGGTTAA
- the LOC100179876 gene encoding uncharacterized protein LOC100179876 isoform X2 produces the protein MELKSEFDNMEESLRDALRHTEHHTDLGRYVTLQEPQPLKPSIYVGATEQKRNMELQNFTSTSNNNQMHCQRDMRQAVLDLDDFRRHCILLAERVQKMEEQNYQLIKLAEKQKVEYNKVAAQVVQSELIQRQLQSECFNLKRQVDNLSKYNKILQKQNETSFSGVEKEHGKNNRQVLIEDSNDPMRDLHSSVERKPKNGLTDKIFTKAMGRLQSSPNTEDSDPYKATDVATVVELYSALQKSTVSDVNSEQIKTPNIPNSDNASVGSLNIIHEHPEPYTTNEHADYATPSSKCALQSCSSCPQRHSSSSKPPLSPSRSCSGESLEQRKESCKKTNNRKLFKIKKSTSGSNLENSQSFDNNSYIEVELRRYKEDSTKNDDRLNPASQNKNSHGKRTTQRPSSLVLQSDSSDTLNQTSACSDSQPSASFYENEPFNQNSKNTNNNNGSQHQQKTQAHREISLRLEEKSLSPDSLSSRSSSWNKSSPGLIRRSHSKTPLFTDLPPPPPPPPCEDHVEDEVNRRSKEFSRSESLNKDDSVFSTDTQPRNQTEGSRPLPKLSVWKESADNESGKSPNQDTSGWRRKSYSAACRKSQSLDHIYELEQFDNNKKNMEEKLDVCSMVFSTLQTPKRCSKPQPSFAPQSPDAFVEKSKEQSLEDEFPPPPPPHILQEVMKGFAPIEEDGYVLMDPIENDKNAKFKDLSPKQNSQFELTKKNSKSESSIHQRRSLSKDHSKSSDIGTRPSKNEQESFKPEIGRPKNRRMSEGSAVRRRSDRQSLEDDGGMRKISRHRSISSDHSLRKRENYVPENQNDFTKANPQPRFPSTNPYVKLTSTPKARLSNAEEEKSPMPRSVKESKPLQGRQPTKLTPNVKVTTNSATNGKKKSSSPSSFVNLMKAKFGKSNLGNKSGSKKSEEENVLEKTESSLPVKAASSLIDPRTLSLEPNSYLKPTVDGVLDDKRSKLKLGNNSDAAVGRKLSRPFPNQPLANQQSKGQLLNVVEEVVSDEGFAEGSTIERAEKEQTSEKDVNETNCESRYVDITVQKQEQRNCLNKNPAEIGIKNQPKKNNSYWYDNVVSIGSGSNKQFKVLMTETTFDEDGITRSNCLKQKHTRLRMKEEPPYENYPLVTSSMGQLAPPSYEHVILTRSQKSDNPRPTSVSYNSQNQNREVIATGVTIVRSPQQKAFKPKVESKPTKTTTAFDRIMKSVGHHYSGSKEDLSGKRELDLKNTAQKSHRNTGKNESPQGKLNAEHQKVFEKAFISSVVEAELSQTSHNLMEGGNHQKTSSELPCLPLPPSSGGNSTGTGSSFGSLPSDGIVDVTESRTRTSSASCPSLKSQLRLSKTQRNSITSFGYSALQGTVDSSTSTTSSESSSRGRDKNSVGGCLESNSSFGSVERPVTSSGITKSKINPMVQSRLSKSPKNPSFEQETQTKLAPNRRSQSGSRISRLSTPSKLPAPGKSPDSRSTTPKSVFSPSTPNELPPTSANSKQRLKLAPLGLLPPSPSYTNQTSEPVYENAAAFKQHRVNEKQIPALKRVPSSMRPSGSSIGVPSVSARTNSCASNHIDTRRSRKGNPSASGLHRPRPIYPGVGAG, from the exons GAATTAAAGTCTGAGTTTGACAACATGGAAGAATCTCTTCGTGACGCTTTACGTCATACAGAACATCACACAGATCTTGGACGCTATGTAACTTTACAAGaa CCTCAACCATTGAAACCATCTATATATGTTGGTGCAACTGAGCAAAAGAGGAATATGGAATTACAAAACTTCACTTCAACATCTAATAACAATCAAATGCATTGTCAGAGAGATATGCGGCAAGCAGTCCTG GACCTTGATGATTTTCGAAGACACTGCATTTTGTTAGCTGAAAGAGTTCAAAAAATGGAAGAACAAAATTATCAGCTTATCAAACTAGCTGAAAAACAGAAAGTGGAATATAACAAG gttgCAGCTCAGGTGGTCCAATCGGAACTCATTCAACGTCAGTTGCAATCTGAGTGCTTCAATTTAAAACGACAAGTTGACAATCTTTccaaatataacaaaatattgcaaaaacaaaatgaaacttCTTTTTCCGGAGttgaaa aagAACATGGTAAAAACAATAGACAAGTTTTGATAGAAGATTCAAACGACCCAATGAGAGATTTGCACAGCAGCGTTGAGAGAAAACCCAAAAATG GGTTAACAGATAAGATTTTCACCAAAGCGATGGGACGTCTTCAGTCTTCACCTAACACTGAAGATTCTGATCCTTACAAAGCAACTGATGTTGCTACAGTCGTAGAACTATATTCTGCTTTACAGAAGTCAACAGTTTCCGATGTTAATTCGGAACAAATAAAGACACCTAATATCCCAAACAGTGATAATGCATCAGTTGGTTCACTTAATATAATACATGAGCATCCTGAACCTTATACAACGAACGAACATGCTGATTACGCCACACCGTCCAGCAAATGTGCATTGCAGTCTTGCTCATCTTGCCCCCAAAGACATTCCTCCTCCTCCAAGCCTCCACTGAGTCCTTCAAGATCATGTTCGGGTGAATCCCTGGAACAGAGAAAAGAATCGTGCAAAAAAACGAACAacagaaaactttttaaaattaaaaaaagcacaAGCGGAAGTAACTTAGAAAATAGTCAGTCTTTCGACAATAATTCCTACATTGAAGTTGAGCTCAGAAGATACAAAGAGGATTCGACTAAAAATGACGATCGATTGAATCCTGCATCTCAAAACAAAAACTCTCATGGTAAACGAACCACACAAAGACCGTCGAGTTTGGTTTTACAATCCGATTCTTCAGACACGTTGAACCAAACCTCAGCTTGTAGTGACTCTCAACCCTCGGCTTCATTCTATGAAAATGAGCCGTTTAACCAGAATTCTAAAAATACCAATAACAACAATGGATCTCAGCATCAGCAGAAAACACAAGCTCACAGAGAAATCTCATTGCGTTTAGAAGAAAAGTCGCTTTCACCTGATTCTCTCAGTTCTAGATCGTCCTCGTGGAACAAATCTTCTCCAGGTTTAATAAGAAGATCACATTCCAAAACACCATTATTTACAG ATCTTCCACCTCCACCTCCTCCCCCTCCATGCGAGGATCATGTGGAAGACGAAGTCAACAGGAGATCCAAAGAGTTTTCTCGTTCTGAGTCGTTAAACAAAGATGACAG TGTTTTTTCCACCGACACGCAACCAAGAAATCAAACCGAAG gaaGCAGACCTTTACCTAAACTCAGTGTGTGGAAGGAATCGGCTGATAATGAATCAGGAAAATCACCAAACCAGGACACCAGTGGGTGGAGAAGGAAGTCATATTCAGCTGCTTGCAGAAAGTCACAGTCGTTGGATCATATATACGAACTTGAACAATTTGATAATAACAAGAAAAATATGGAAGAAAAGTTGGACGTCTGCTCCATG GTATTCAGCACTCTACAAACTCCCAAAAGATGCTCAAAGCCGCAACCTTCTTTTGCTCCACAATCTCCAGATGCTTTTGTAGAAAAATCGAAAGAACAATCTCTGGAAGATGAGTTTCCTCCTCCCCCACCTCCCCACATCCTCCAGGAGGTGATGAAAGGATTTGCTCCCATTGAAGAGGATGGTTATGTTCTCATGGACCCCATCGAGAATGATAAAAACGCcaaatttaaag ATCTAAGTCCAAAGCAAAATTCTCAGTTTGAATTAACAAAGAAGAACAGCAAAAGTGAATCGTCAATTCACCAACGCAGGTCTTTATCAAAAGATCATTCAAAATCTTCTGACATAGGTACAAGACCAAGTAAAAACGAACAGGAAAGTTTCAAACCTGAAATTGGTCGACCTAAAAACCGAAGAATGAGTGAAg gCTCCGCTGTGAGACGAAGATCCGACCGACAGTCCCTTGAAGACGATGGTGGTATGAGAAAAATTTCTCGTCATCGGAGCATTAGCAGTGACCACTCGTTAAGAAAGCGAGAAAACTATGTCCCTGAAAACCAAAATGATTTTACGAAAGCAAATCCCCAGCCCCGATTTCCATCAACCAACCCCTATGTTAAGTTAACTTCAACTCCTAAAGCAAGATTATCAAATGCAGAAGAGG AAAAATCCCCCATGCCTAGAAGTGTAAAAGAATCAAAACCTCTGCAAGGACGACAACCCACAAAGCTTACACCTAACGTAAAGGTAACGACAAATTCTGCAACAAACGGAAAGAAGAAGTCAAGTTCTCCATCATCATTTGTGAATCTGATGAAAGCAAAGTTTGGAAAATCAAATTTAGGAAACAAATCTGGAAGTAAGAAGTCTGAAGAAGAAAATGTTTTGGA GAAAACCGAATCTTCTCTTCCGGTTAAAGCTGCAAGCTCCTTGATTGATCCGCGTACTCTTTCGTTAGAACCAAACtcatatttaaaaccaaccGTTGATGGTGTACTTGATGATAAAAGATCCAAACTTAAACTTGGAAACAACAGCGACGCAGCTGTAGGAAGAAAACTAAGTCGTCCCTTTCCAAATCAACCACTTGCGAATCAACAATCAAAGGGACAATTATTGAACGTGGTTGAAGAAGTGGTTTCCGATGAAGGATTTGCTGAAGGAAGCACAATTGAACGTGCTGAAAAAGAACAAACTTCCGAAAAAGACGTGAATGAAACAAACTGTGAGTCACGATATGTAGATATCACAGTTCAAAAACAAGAACAGCGTAATTGCTTAAACAAAAATCCCGCTGAGATTGGGATCAAAAAtcaacctaaaaaaaacaattcttatTGGTATGACAATGTAGTTAGCATAGGAAGCGGTagtaacaaacaatttaaagttttaatgacCGAAACAACTTTTGATGAAGATGGAATAACAAGAAGCAACTGTTTGAAGCAGAAACACACAAGGTTAAGAATGAAGGAAGAACCTCCTTATGAAAATTACCCATTAGTAACTAGTTCAATGGGCCAGCTAGCCCCACCGTCATACGAACATGTTATTCTCACGAGGTCACAAAAAAGTGACAACCCCAGACCGACATCTGTGAGTTACAACTCCCAAAACCAAAATCGTGAAGTGATAGCGACAGGCGTGACTATTGTGCGGTCACCTCAACAAAAAGCTTTCAAACCAAAAGTTGAAAGTAAACCGACCAAGACTACTACAGCCTTTGACAGGATAATGAAATCTGTTGGTCATCATTATTCAGGAAGTAAAGAAGACCTGAGTGGGAAAAGAgaattagatttaaaaaatactgcCCAAAAATCACACAGAAATACAG GCAAGAACGAAAGTCCACAAGGAAAACTTAATGCTGAACATCAAAAAGTGTTTGAAAAAGCTTTTATTAGCTCGGTCGTTGAAGCGGAACTTTCACAAACATCTCATAACTTGATGGAAGGTGGAAATCAT CAGAAAACATCGAGTGAGTTGCCATGTCTTCCTCTACCCCCATCGAGTGGTGGAAACAGCACTGGAACAGGTTCTAGTTTTGGATCTCTACCTTCTGATGGCATTGTGGACGTTACAGAGTCTCGTACTAGGACGTCTTCTGCGTCTTGCCCCTCACTGAAGTCGCAATTGAGATTAAGCAAGACACAGAGGAACAGTATTACTTCGTTTGGTTATTCCGCTCTTCAAGGGACAGTGGATTCCAGCACATCGACGACTAGTTCTGAATCGAGTTCAAGAGGTCGCGATAAAAATTCAGTTGGAGGATGTTTGGAGTCGAACTCATCGTTTGGGTCAGTGGAGCGACCAGTGACCTCATCCGGGATTACGAAATCAAAAATCAACCCCATGGTACAATCACGACTTTCAAAATCACCAAAAAATCCGAGTTTTGAACAAGAAACGCAAACAAAACTTGCTCCAAACCGTAGATCTCAGTCAGGATCACGAATATCTCGACTTAGCACGCCAAGCAAACTGCCTGCACCAGGAAAATCTCCTGACTCAAGATCTACCACTCCTAAAAGTGTGTTTTCACCTTCCACTCCAAATGAATTACCTCCTACATCAGCAAACTCCAAGCAAAGATTAAAGCTGGCTCCTCTAGGCTTATTACCCCCTAGCCCATCTTACACCAATCAAACCAGTGAACCAGTTTATGAAAATGCTGCTGCCTTTAAACAACACAGAGTTAATGAAAAGCAAATACCTGCCCTCAAAAGAGTTCCATCGTCCATGAG GCCATCTGGTTCCAGCATCGGCGTGCCGTCTGTTTCAGCGCGAACAAATAGTTGTGCCTCCAATCATATAGACACCCGACGTTCGAGGAAAGGTAACCCATCAGCATCTGGACTGCATCGCCCACGTCCAATCTACCCAGGAGTTGGAGCTGGTTAA